From Klebsiella electrica, the proteins below share one genomic window:
- the recB gene encoding exodeoxyribonuclease V subunit beta codes for MTETAEPLDPLRLPLTGERLIEASAGTGKTFTIAALYLRLLLGLGGESAFPRAVSVEELLVVTFTEAATEELRGRIRSNIHELRIACLRDSATDPLYSTLLTEIPDKSQAAKTLLLAERQMDEAAVFTIHGFCQRMLSLNAFESGMLFEQQLIEDESRLRYQACADFWRRHCYPLPREIAAVIHEAWKGPRDLLKSLDRWLQGEAPQLKSPPAAEETLAERHQQIIVRINALKTQWREQVAEIEGVLENSGLDRRKFNRGNQGKWIEKINAWAQEETLGYQLPDALEKFSQPFLHERTKAGAEPPLHPLFSAVEQLLASPLTLTDLVIARAMVEIREAVAKEKRRRGELGFDDMLSRLDDALRGDSGEALASAIRQRFPVAMIDEFQDTDPQQYRIFRRIWRQQPETALLLIGDPKQAIYAFRGADIFTYMKARGDVAAHYTLDTNWRSAPGVVESVNRLFSLSDNPFMFREIPFLPVKAAGKNHGLRFTVDNDAVPAMNIWLMPGEAVGSGDYQTYMAQLCAAQIRDWLSAGQQGRALLWRGEKARSVQASDITVLVRNRQEASLIRDALRGLAIPSVYLSNRDSVFDTPEAQEILWLLQAVLAPERENTLRSALATSIFGLNALDIENLNQDERAWDALVEEFSGYRQIWRQRGVMPMLRALMSARQMAENLLVTVGGERRLTDILHISELLQEAASQLESEHALVRWLTQHIAEPDSNASSQQMRLESDKHLVQIVTVHKSKGLEYPLVWLPFIARFRKQDQAFYHDRDSFAAVLDLAQDEGSLELAEAERLAEDLRLLYVALTRAVWHCSLGVAPLSSRRSDKPGASDFHHSALGRLLQGGEAMDAAGLAACLQTFCSGDIALQMPAAPDATPWQAPQETLPPLSARSLGRQVSDDWRVTSYSGLQQHGQSAAQDLLPRLDVDAAGVGDVAAEPQLTSHQFPRGASPGTFLHSLFEDLDFTQPVPADWMAEKLQSGGLGEQWTPVLTQWLDDVLRTPLPGAGIALNQLSTNDKQVEMAFYLPIERPLEPQRLDALIRRFDPLSVDCPPLDFRQVRGMLKGFIDLVFRHNGRYYLLDYKSNWLGEDREAYTRQAMEQAMRTHRYDLQYQLYSLALHRYLRHRIADYDYERHFGGVIYLFLRGMDGQGGEQGIFTTRPVQPLVDGLDALFAGDLQEVLS; via the coding sequence ATGACCGAAACCGCCGAGCCTTTGGATCCCCTGCGCTTGCCCTTGACGGGCGAGCGCCTGATAGAAGCCTCTGCGGGCACCGGAAAAACATTTACCATCGCCGCACTGTACCTGCGGCTGCTGCTGGGGCTAGGCGGGGAATCCGCCTTTCCTCGTGCGGTCAGCGTGGAAGAGCTGCTGGTGGTGACCTTCACCGAAGCGGCCACCGAAGAACTGCGTGGCCGTATTCGCAGCAATATTCACGAGCTGCGCATTGCCTGCCTGCGCGACAGCGCGACCGATCCCCTCTATAGCACTTTACTGACTGAAATTCCGGATAAGAGCCAGGCGGCGAAGACGCTGCTGCTGGCGGAACGCCAGATGGACGAGGCGGCGGTATTTACCATCCACGGTTTTTGTCAGCGGATGCTGAGCCTCAATGCCTTTGAGTCCGGGATGCTCTTTGAGCAGCAGCTTATTGAAGATGAATCGCGGCTGCGCTATCAGGCCTGCGCCGACTTCTGGCGTCGACATTGCTATCCGCTGCCGCGGGAGATTGCCGCCGTCATTCATGAGGCGTGGAAAGGACCGCGCGATCTGTTGAAATCCCTCGATCGCTGGTTGCAGGGCGAAGCCCCGCAGCTCAAATCCCCACCGGCGGCGGAAGAGACGCTGGCCGAACGCCATCAGCAAATCATTGTGCGCATTAACGCCCTGAAAACACAGTGGCGGGAACAGGTCGCTGAGATTGAAGGTGTGCTGGAGAACTCTGGCCTCGACCGCCGTAAGTTCAATCGCGGTAACCAGGGAAAGTGGATAGAGAAAATCAATGCCTGGGCGCAGGAAGAGACGCTCGGCTATCAGCTTCCTGATGCGCTGGAGAAATTCTCGCAGCCCTTCTTACATGAACGAACCAAAGCGGGCGCTGAGCCGCCGCTGCATCCGCTGTTCAGCGCGGTTGAACAGCTGCTGGCTTCTCCGCTGACGCTGACGGATCTGGTTATCGCCAGGGCGATGGTGGAGATCCGCGAAGCGGTCGCGAAGGAGAAGCGTCGGCGCGGCGAGCTGGGTTTTGATGACATGCTCAGTCGCCTCGACGACGCGCTGCGCGGCGACAGCGGAGAAGCGCTGGCCAGCGCCATTCGTCAGCGTTTCCCGGTAGCGATGATCGATGAATTTCAGGATACCGACCCGCAGCAGTACCGAATCTTCCGCCGTATCTGGCGTCAGCAGCCGGAGACGGCGTTGCTGCTTATCGGCGACCCCAAACAGGCCATCTATGCCTTCCGCGGCGCGGATATTTTCACCTATATGAAAGCGCGTGGCGATGTGGCGGCCCACTATACGCTGGATACCAACTGGCGTTCTGCTCCTGGGGTGGTTGAAAGCGTTAATCGCCTGTTCAGCCTGAGCGATAACCCCTTTATGTTCCGGGAGATCCCTTTCTTGCCGGTTAAAGCGGCCGGGAAAAACCACGGGCTGCGTTTTACCGTGGATAACGACGCGGTTCCGGCAATGAACATCTGGCTGATGCCGGGCGAGGCCGTGGGCTCCGGTGATTATCAGACGTATATGGCGCAGCTGTGCGCGGCGCAAATTCGCGACTGGCTAAGCGCCGGTCAACAGGGGCGCGCGCTGCTGTGGCGGGGGGAGAAAGCCCGCTCGGTTCAGGCCTCCGATATCACGGTTCTGGTACGTAACCGCCAGGAAGCCTCGCTGATCCGCGATGCCTTACGGGGGCTGGCGATTCCGTCGGTGTATCTCTCTAACCGCGATAGCGTTTTTGACACGCCGGAAGCGCAGGAGATTTTATGGCTACTGCAGGCGGTACTGGCCCCCGAACGAGAAAATACGCTACGCAGCGCGCTGGCAACATCGATATTCGGCTTGAATGCGCTGGATATTGAAAACCTCAACCAGGACGAGCGCGCGTGGGATGCGCTGGTGGAAGAGTTCAGCGGCTACCGGCAAATCTGGCGCCAGCGCGGGGTGATGCCGATGCTGCGGGCGCTAATGAGCGCGCGGCAGATGGCGGAAAACCTGCTGGTGACGGTCGGCGGTGAACGCCGTTTAACCGACATCCTGCATATCAGCGAACTGCTGCAGGAGGCGGCCAGCCAGCTGGAAAGCGAACATGCGCTGGTGCGCTGGCTGACGCAGCATATCGCCGAACCGGACAGCAATGCGTCCAGTCAGCAGATGCGCCTGGAAAGCGATAAGCATCTGGTGCAAATCGTCACCGTGCACAAATCAAAGGGGCTGGAATACCCGTTGGTCTGGCTGCCGTTTATTGCTCGTTTCCGCAAACAGGATCAGGCGTTTTATCACGATCGCGACTCGTTTGCCGCGGTGCTCGATCTTGCTCAGGACGAGGGCAGCCTGGAGCTGGCGGAAGCGGAGCGCCTGGCGGAAGATTTACGTCTGCTGTACGTCGCGCTGACCCGCGCGGTCTGGCACTGTAGTCTCGGCGTGGCTCCGTTGAGCAGCCGACGCAGCGACAAACCCGGCGCCAGCGATTTTCATCACAGCGCGCTCGGGCGCCTGCTACAAGGCGGCGAAGCCATGGATGCCGCCGGGCTGGCTGCGTGTTTGCAAACCTTCTGCAGCGGGGATATCGCGCTGCAAATGCCCGCCGCCCCGGATGCTACGCCCTGGCAGGCGCCGCAGGAGACGCTGCCGCCGCTGTCCGCCAGGAGCCTTGGACGTCAGGTTAGCGATGACTGGCGGGTGACCAGCTATTCCGGATTACAGCAGCATGGTCAGAGCGCGGCTCAGGATCTGTTGCCGCGCCTTGACGTTGATGCCGCTGGCGTCGGTGACGTCGCCGCAGAACCGCAGCTCACGTCGCATCAGTTTCCGCGCGGCGCATCGCCGGGGACATTCCTGCACAGCCTGTTTGAAGATCTCGATTTTACCCAACCGGTCCCCGCTGACTGGATGGCGGAAAAGCTGCAGTCCGGCGGCTTAGGCGAGCAATGGACGCCGGTGCTGACGCAATGGCTGGATGACGTGCTCCGGACTCCGTTGCCGGGCGCCGGGATTGCGCTGAACCAGCTTTCCACCAATGATAAGCAGGTCGAAATGGCCTTCTATTTGCCGATCGAACGGCCGCTGGAACCGCAGCGGCTGGATGCGCTGATTCGCCGCTTCGATCCGCTCTCCGTCGATTGCCCGCCTCTCGACTTCCGTCAGGTCCGCGGAATGTTGAAAGGCTTTATCGACCTCGTTTTCCGTCATAACGGCCGATATTACCTGCTGGATTATAAATCGAACTGGCTGGGGGAAGACCGCGAGGCCTATACCCGCCAGGCGATGGAGCAGGCGATGCGGACTCACCGCTACGATCTGCAGTACCAGCTTTATAGTCTGGCGCTGCACCGCTACCTGCGCCACCGCATTGCGGATTACGACTACGAACGCCATTTCGGCGGCGTGATTTATCTCTTTTTACGCGGCATGGACGGGCAGGGCGGCGAGCAGGGCATTTTCACCACTCGCCCCGTGCAACCGCTGGTTGACGGTCTCGATGCGCTGTTTGCCGGAGACCTACAGGAGGTTCTGTCATGA
- the amiC gene encoding N-acetylmuramoyl-L-alanine amidase AmiC: protein MPGYKSGLSRRRFLQGAGAMWLMSVSPLGLAAAAQVVAVRVWPSSTYTRVTVESSHVLKYRQFALSNPERLVVDLEGVNLNSVLKGMGASIRDDDPYIKSARVGQFDPQTVRMVFELKQNIKPQLFALAPVAGFKERLVMDLYPANATDVQDPLLALLEDYNKGDLERQVPPAESGPKPGKAGRDRPIVIMLDPGHGGEDSGAIGKYHTREKDVVLQIARRLRALIEKEGNMRAYMTRNEDVFIPLKVRVAKAQKQRADLFVSIHADAFTSRQPRGSSVFALSTKGATSTAAKFLAQTQNASDLIGGVSKSGDRYVDHTMFDMVQSLTIADSLKFGKAVLQKMGGINKLHKNQVEQAGFAVLKAPDIPSILVETAFISNVEEERKLKTATFQQQVAESILAGIKAYFADGATLARRG from the coding sequence ATGCCGGGATACAAGTCAGGATTAAGCCGTCGTCGTTTTTTACAGGGGGCAGGCGCAATGTGGTTAATGAGCGTCAGCCCGCTGGGTTTAGCGGCTGCCGCGCAGGTCGTCGCCGTGCGCGTCTGGCCGTCGTCGACCTATACGCGTGTAACGGTAGAATCCAGTCATGTGCTGAAATATCGGCAGTTTGCGTTGAGCAATCCGGAACGGCTGGTGGTGGATCTCGAAGGCGTCAATCTTAACTCCGTGTTAAAGGGGATGGGGGCGAGTATTCGCGATGATGACCCTTATATTAAGTCCGCGCGCGTCGGCCAGTTTGATCCGCAAACCGTGCGCATGGTCTTTGAACTCAAGCAGAACATCAAACCGCAGCTCTTTGCCCTGGCGCCGGTGGCCGGCTTTAAAGAACGTCTGGTGATGGATCTCTATCCTGCGAACGCCACCGATGTTCAGGATCCGCTACTGGCGTTACTGGAAGATTACAACAAGGGCGATCTTGAACGTCAGGTTCCTCCGGCAGAAAGCGGGCCGAAGCCGGGTAAAGCCGGGCGCGATCGGCCTATCGTTATCATGCTTGACCCAGGCCACGGCGGCGAAGACTCCGGCGCGATCGGCAAATACCATACCCGTGAGAAAGATGTGGTGCTGCAGATTGCCCGTCGGCTACGGGCGCTGATCGAAAAAGAGGGCAACATGCGCGCCTACATGACCCGCAATGAAGATGTCTTCATTCCGCTGAAGGTTCGCGTGGCCAAAGCGCAAAAGCAGCGCGCTGACCTGTTTGTGTCGATTCACGCCGATGCCTTTACCAGCCGACAGCCGCGAGGCTCCTCGGTATTTGCCCTGTCAACCAAAGGCGCCACCAGTACCGCCGCGAAATTCCTCGCGCAGACCCAGAATGCCTCTGACCTGATCGGGGGCGTCAGCAAGAGCGGCGATCGCTATGTCGACCATACGATGTTCGATATGGTGCAGTCGCTGACCATCGCCGATAGCCTGAAGTTTGGTAAAGCGGTTCTGCAAAAAATGGGCGGAATCAATAAGTTGCATAAAAATCAGGTCGAGCAGGCGGGCTTTGCGGTGCTGAAAGCGCCGGATATTCCGTCGATCCTGGTGGAGACGGCGTTTATCAGTAACGTCGAAGAAGAGCGGAAGCTGAAAACGGCAACCTTCCAGCAGCAGGTGGCGGAGTCGATTCTGGCGGGGATTAAAGCCTACTTCGCCGACGGCGCCACGCTGGCAAGGCGCGGATAA
- the argA gene encoding amino-acid N-acetyltransferase, with protein MVKERRTELVEGFRHSVPYINAHRGKTFVIMLGGEAIEHENFSSIVNDIGLLHSLGIRLVVVYGARPQIDANLAEHHHEPVYHKQTRVTDAKTLELVKQAAGMLQLEITARLSMSLNNTPLQGAHINVVSGNFIIAQPLGVDDGVDYCHSGRIRRIDEEAIHRQLDNGAIVLMGPVAVSVTGESFNLTSEEIATQLAVKLKAEKMIGFCSSQGVYNQDGVIVSELFPNEAQARVEELEAEEDYNSGTVRFLRGAVKACRSGVRRCHLISYQEDGALLQELFSRDGIGTQIVMESAEQIRRATINDIGGILELISPLEQQGILVRRSREQLEMEIDKFTIIQRDNTTIACAALYPFPEEKIGEMACVAVHPDYRSSSRGEVLLNRIATQAKQMGLSKLFVLTTRSIHWFQERGFTPVDIDLLPESKKEMYNYQRRSKVMMADLG; from the coding sequence ATGGTGAAGGAGCGTCGCACCGAACTGGTAGAAGGATTCCGCCATTCTGTCCCCTATATTAACGCTCATCGGGGAAAAACGTTTGTCATCATGCTCGGCGGAGAAGCAATCGAGCATGAGAATTTCTCCAGTATTGTCAATGACATTGGCCTTTTGCATAGCCTGGGCATCCGCCTGGTGGTGGTCTATGGCGCGCGCCCGCAGATTGACGCCAATCTGGCAGAGCATCACCACGAGCCGGTCTACCATAAACAGACCCGCGTCACCGATGCCAAAACCCTTGAACTGGTCAAGCAGGCTGCGGGCATGCTGCAGCTGGAAATTACCGCGCGTCTGTCGATGAGCCTGAATAACACCCCGCTGCAGGGCGCCCATATCAACGTGGTGAGCGGCAACTTTATTATCGCTCAGCCGCTGGGCGTCGACGACGGCGTGGATTATTGCCATAGCGGGCGCATCCGCCGTATTGATGAAGAGGCGATCCATCGCCAGCTGGATAACGGCGCTATCGTGCTGATGGGCCCGGTTGCCGTTTCGGTCACCGGCGAAAGCTTCAATCTGACCTCGGAAGAGATTGCCACTCAGTTGGCCGTTAAGCTGAAGGCCGAAAAGATGATCGGTTTCTGCTCTTCGCAGGGGGTTTACAACCAGGATGGGGTGATTGTTTCCGAACTGTTCCCCAACGAAGCTCAGGCGCGCGTGGAAGAGCTGGAGGCGGAAGAGGATTACAACTCCGGCACGGTGCGTTTTCTGCGCGGTGCCGTGAAGGCCTGTCGCAGCGGCGTGCGGCGTTGTCACCTGATCAGCTATCAGGAAGACGGGGCGCTGCTGCAGGAGCTGTTCTCACGCGACGGTATCGGCACCCAGATCGTCATGGAAAGCGCCGAGCAGATTCGTCGCGCTACCATTAACGATATCGGCGGTATTCTTGAGCTGATTAGCCCGCTGGAGCAACAGGGCATTCTGGTGCGCCGCTCCCGCGAGCAGCTGGAGATGGAAATCGATAAATTCACGATTATTCAGCGCGATAACACCACGATTGCCTGCGCCGCGCTCTATCCGTTCCCGGAAGAGAAAATCGGCGAAATGGCCTGCGTCGCGGTGCATCCGGACTATCGTAGCTCATCGCGCGGGGAAGTGCTGCTGAACCGCATTGCCACCCAGGCGAAGCAGATGGGATTGAGCAAATTGTTTGTCCTTACCACTCGCAGTATTCACTGGTTCCAGGAGCGCGGCTTCACGCCGGTCGATATCGATCTGCTGCCGGAAAGTAAGAAAGAGATGTACAACTACCAGCGCCGCTCCAAAGTCATGATGGCCGACCTCGGCTGA
- the recD gene encoding exodeoxyribonuclease V subunit alpha, translated as MTMDELLLEAASQRLLRPLDVQFALMVAQEAHPAVKLAAAVLSRDAGEGHVCLPVSRLQTDEFLSGKTSELREQLLAQAGFPDDWPALLLASEAVSGGERPTPIVLCGDRLYLNRMWRNELTVARFFNDANQVVDVDEALLAQTLDALFPASDETDWQKVAAAVALTRRISVISGGPGTGKTTTVARLLAALIQTTRQPRCRIRLAAPTGKAAARLTESLGEALSRLPLTDEQKALLPTEASTLHRLLGAQPGSQRMRYHAGNPLHLDVLVVDEASMIDLPMMARLIDALPEHGRVIFLGDRDQLASVEAGAVLGDICAWVNAGYTSGRAAQLERLTGHPVPAGESEVAGALRDSLCLLQKSYRFGSHSGIGSLARAVNNGDRHGVRVTLRQAYEDIALHPLSTTEEYEAMLMQSQAGYGRYLQLLRERAEPEALIAAFGEFQLLCALRDGPYGVSGVNEQLEQMLNRRRAITLPRHSRWYEGRPVMISRNDSALGLFNGDIGIALERGEGLRVWFPMPDGSIKSVQPSRLPEHDTAWAMTVHKSQGSEFDHAALILPAKIVPLVTRELVYTAITRAKQRLSIYADEQVLTQSIVARTERRSGLAEIFANRT; from the coding sequence ATGACAATGGATGAACTGTTGCTGGAAGCGGCCAGTCAGCGCCTGCTGCGCCCGTTAGATGTGCAGTTTGCCCTGATGGTGGCGCAAGAGGCGCATCCGGCGGTGAAACTGGCGGCGGCGGTACTCAGCCGCGATGCCGGCGAAGGGCACGTTTGCCTGCCGGTATCGCGTCTGCAAACGGACGAGTTCCTGAGCGGTAAAACCAGCGAACTGCGAGAACAGCTGCTGGCGCAGGCGGGCTTCCCCGATGACTGGCCTGCGCTTCTGCTTGCCTCAGAGGCGGTCAGCGGCGGCGAACGTCCGACGCCGATCGTCCTGTGCGGCGACCGGCTCTACCTCAACCGGATGTGGCGTAATGAGCTGACCGTCGCCCGCTTCTTCAACGACGCTAACCAGGTGGTGGACGTTGACGAGGCCCTGCTGGCCCAAACGCTGGATGCGCTGTTCCCCGCCAGCGATGAAACAGACTGGCAAAAGGTCGCCGCCGCGGTGGCGTTGACCCGCCGTATTTCGGTGATTTCCGGCGGTCCCGGCACCGGAAAAACCACCACCGTCGCCAGGCTGCTGGCGGCGTTGATTCAGACCACCCGGCAACCGCGCTGCCGCATCCGACTGGCGGCGCCGACCGGGAAAGCGGCGGCGCGATTGACGGAATCGTTGGGGGAGGCGCTGAGTCGCCTGCCGCTAACCGATGAGCAGAAGGCGCTGTTGCCTACCGAAGCCAGCACGTTGCATCGTCTGCTGGGCGCTCAGCCCGGTAGCCAACGGATGCGCTACCACGCCGGTAATCCGCTGCACCTCGATGTGCTGGTGGTGGATGAAGCTTCAATGATTGACCTGCCGATGATGGCGCGGCTGATTGATGCCCTGCCGGAACACGGGCGGGTTATTTTCCTCGGCGACCGCGATCAGCTGGCGTCGGTGGAGGCCGGAGCGGTGCTCGGGGATATTTGCGCCTGGGTCAATGCCGGCTATACCTCCGGACGTGCGGCGCAGCTGGAGAGGCTGACCGGCCACCCGGTGCCGGCGGGTGAAAGTGAGGTTGCCGGCGCGCTGCGCGACAGCCTGTGCCTGCTGCAAAAAAGCTATCGTTTTGGCAGTCATTCCGGCATCGGTAGCCTCGCCCGCGCCGTGAACAATGGCGATCGCCACGGCGTCAGAGTGACGCTACGCCAGGCCTACGAGGATATTGCGCTGCATCCGCTGAGTACGACTGAAGAGTATGAAGCCATGTTAATGCAGTCGCAGGCGGGATACGGTCGCTATTTGCAGCTGCTGCGCGAGCGGGCCGAGCCGGAGGCGCTGATTGCCGCCTTTGGTGAATTCCAGCTACTGTGCGCCCTGCGCGACGGCCCTTACGGCGTCAGCGGGGTGAATGAACAGCTGGAGCAGATGCTTAACCGTCGGCGGGCGATAACGCTGCCGAGGCATTCACGCTGGTATGAAGGGCGTCCGGTGATGATTTCGCGCAACGACAGCGCGCTGGGGCTGTTTAACGGCGATATCGGTATTGCGCTGGAGCGGGGAGAGGGGCTGCGCGTCTGGTTCCCGATGCCGGATGGCAGCATTAAGTCGGTGCAGCCAAGTCGTTTGCCGGAGCACGACACCGCGTGGGCGATGACGGTGCATAAATCGCAGGGGTCGGAGTTCGACCATGCGGCGTTGATTCTGCCCGCCAAAATCGTCCCGCTGGTCACCCGCGAGCTGGTATACACCGCAATCACGCGGGCAAAACAGCGGCTCTCGATTTATGCCGATGAGCAGGTGCTTACCCAGTCCATCGTCGCCCGTACCGAGCGGCGCAGCGGGCTGGCAGAGATTTTCGCCAACCGCACATAG
- the ptrA gene encoding pitrilysin, protein MPRSVWFKVILVLAALWAPLSQADTGWQPIQETIRKSEKDPRQYQAIRLDNGMVVLLVSDAQAVKSLSALVVPVGSLQDPVAHQGLAHFLEHMTLMGSQNYPQPDSLAEFLKMHGGSHNASTAPYRTAFYLEVENDALDGAVDRLADAIAAPLLDKKYADRERNAVNAELTMARTRDGMRMAQVSAETINPAHPAAHFSGGNLETLSDKPGKPVLDALHAFRDSWYSANLMKAVIYSNKPLPELASIAAKTYGRVPNHNISKPEITVPVVTDAQKGIIIHYVPAMPRKVLRVEFRIDNNSEQFRSKTDELVTYMIGNRSPGTLSDWLQQQGLVEGIRADSDPAVNGNSGVLAISATLTDKGLAHRDEVAAAIFSYLNLLRSQGIDKRYFDGLSHVLALDFRYPSINRDMDYVEWLADTMIRVPVEHTLDVVNIADRYDPQAIKDRLAMMTPQNARVWYISPQEPHNKSAYFVNAPYQVDKISTQTFNDWQQKASAIDLKLPVLNPYIPDDFTLIKSDKAYPHPQLIVDEPMLRVVYAPSQYFASEPKADVSLVLRNPQAMDSARSQVMFALNDYLAGIALDQLSNQAAVGGISFSTGANNGLMVNANGYTQRLPQLFTALLDGYFSYTPTEEQLEQAKSWYAQMMDSADKGKAYDQAIMPVQMLSQVPYFQREERRALLPSISLKEVLAYRDNLKAKGRPELLVIGNLTAEQSTAMARQIQQQLGSDGNEWCRNKDVLINSQQLAIFEKPGNSTDSALAAVFAPPNVDEYSSSAASSLLGQIIQPWFYNQLRTEEQLGYAVFAFPMNVGRQWGMGFLLQSSDKQPAFLWQRFQAFFPTAEAKLRAMSPAAFAQIQQAVISQMTQAPQTLGGEASQLSKDFDRGNMRFDSRDKVVAQIKLLTPQKLADFFHQTVVVPQGMAILSQISGSQNGKTDYVHPEGGKVWESVSALQKSLPLMRENE, encoded by the coding sequence GGTTCAAGGTTATTTTAGTGCTGGCGGCCCTCTGGGCGCCGTTAAGTCAGGCAGATACCGGATGGCAACCGATTCAGGAAACCATTCGTAAAAGCGAAAAAGATCCCCGACAGTATCAGGCCATTCGTCTGGATAATGGCATGGTGGTCCTGCTGGTTTCCGATGCGCAGGCGGTGAAATCGCTGTCAGCGCTGGTGGTGCCCGTGGGGTCGCTGCAGGATCCCGTCGCTCATCAGGGGCTGGCGCATTTTCTCGAGCACATGACGCTGATGGGCTCGCAAAATTATCCGCAGCCGGACAGCCTCGCCGAATTTCTGAAAATGCACGGCGGCAGCCATAATGCCAGTACTGCGCCTTATCGCACCGCGTTCTATCTTGAAGTCGAAAACGATGCTCTTGACGGCGCGGTCGATCGTCTGGCGGATGCCATTGCCGCTCCGCTGCTGGATAAAAAATATGCCGATCGCGAGCGCAACGCGGTCAACGCCGAGTTGACCATGGCGCGCACCCGTGACGGGATGCGCATGGCGCAGGTGAGTGCCGAGACCATTAACCCGGCGCACCCGGCTGCGCATTTTTCCGGCGGTAACCTCGAGACGCTTAGCGACAAGCCCGGTAAACCGGTGCTCGACGCCCTGCATGCTTTCCGCGACAGCTGGTACTCGGCGAACCTGATGAAGGCGGTTATTTACAGCAACAAACCGCTGCCGGAACTGGCGAGCATCGCGGCGAAAACCTATGGTCGGGTGCCAAACCACAATATCAGTAAACCGGAAATTACCGTCCCGGTGGTGACCGATGCGCAAAAGGGCATCATCATTCACTACGTCCCGGCAATGCCGCGCAAAGTGCTGCGCGTTGAATTCCGTATTGATAACAACAGCGAGCAATTCCGCAGCAAAACCGACGAGCTGGTGACCTACATGATCGGCAACCGCAGCCCGGGAACCTTATCTGACTGGCTGCAGCAACAAGGCCTGGTCGAGGGGATTCGCGCGGATTCCGATCCGGCGGTTAACGGCAACAGCGGCGTACTGGCGATTTCGGCGACCCTGACCGACAAAGGGCTGGCGCACCGTGATGAAGTGGCGGCGGCGATCTTCAGCTACCTTAACTTATTGCGTAGCCAGGGCATCGACAAACGCTATTTCGATGGGCTATCTCATGTTCTGGCGCTTGATTTCCGCTATCCGTCGATCAACCGCGATATGGACTATGTGGAATGGCTGGCAGATACCATGATCCGCGTCCCGGTAGAGCATACGCTGGACGTGGTCAACATTGCCGATCGCTACGATCCGCAGGCGATTAAAGACCGGCTGGCGATGATGACGCCGCAAAATGCGCGCGTCTGGTATATCAGCCCGCAAGAGCCGCATAACAAGAGCGCTTACTTTGTGAATGCGCCGTATCAGGTCGACAAGATTAGCACGCAAACCTTTAACGACTGGCAGCAGAAGGCGAGCGCTATCGACCTCAAGCTGCCGGTGTTGAACCCTTATATCCCTGACGATTTTACGCTGATTAAAAGCGATAAAGCCTACCCGCATCCGCAGCTGATCGTGGATGAGCCGATGCTGCGGGTGGTCTATGCGCCCAGTCAGTACTTCGCCAGCGAGCCAAAGGCTGACGTTTCGCTGGTGCTGCGTAACCCGCAGGCCATGGACAGCGCCCGTAGCCAGGTCATGTTTGCGCTGAACGACTATCTGGCGGGTATTGCTCTCGATCAGCTCAGCAACCAGGCGGCGGTGGGCGGCATCTCCTTCTCAACCGGCGCCAATAACGGCCTGATGGTCAATGCCAATGGCTACACCCAGCGGCTGCCGCAGCTGTTTACCGCGTTACTGGACGGCTATTTCAGCTATACGCCGACCGAAGAGCAGCTGGAGCAGGCCAAATCCTGGTATGCGCAGATGATGGATTCTGCGGATAAAGGCAAAGCCTACGACCAGGCAATCATGCCGGTTCAGATGTTGTCCCAGGTACCCTATTTCCAGCGCGAGGAACGCCGGGCGCTGCTGCCGTCAATTAGCCTGAAAGAGGTACTGGCCTATCGCGACAACCTGAAAGCGAAAGGGCGCCCGGAACTGCTGGTGATTGGCAACCTCACCGCCGAACAGTCCACCGCCATGGCGCGTCAGATTCAGCAGCAGCTGGGATCTGATGGCAATGAGTGGTGTCGCAACAAAGACGTGCTGATCAACAGTCAGCAGCTGGCGATTTTTGAAAAGCCCGGCAACAGCACCGATTCGGCGCTGGCCGCCGTCTTCGCCCCGCCGAACGTGGATGAATACAGCAGCTCCGCCGCCAGCTCCCTGCTCGGGCAGATTATTCAGCCGTGGTTCTATAACCAGCTGCGTACCGAAGAGCAGCTTGGCTACGCGGTCTTTGCTTTCCCGATGAACGTCGGGCGCCAGTGGGGGATGGGCTTCCTGTTGCAAAGCAGCGATAAACAGCCCGCTTTCCTCTGGCAGCGCTTCCAGGCATTCTTCCCGACTGCGGAAGCTAAGCTGCGGGCGATGAGCCCGGCAGCGTTTGCGCAAATCCAGCAGGCGGTGATAAGCCAGATGACTCAGGCGCCGCAAACGCTGGGCGGCGAAGCCTCGCAGCTGAGCAAAGATTTCGATCGCGGTAATATGCGCTTCGATTCACGTGATAAAGTAGTGGCTCAGATAAAACTGCTGACGCCGCAAAAACTTGCCGACTTCTTCCATCAGACGGTGGTAGTTCCGCAAGGCATGGCGATCCTGTCCCAGATTTCCGGCAGCCAGAATGGCAAGACCGATTACGTCCACCCTGAAGGTGGCAAAGTCTGGGAAAGCGTCAGCGCGTTGCAGAAATCCTTACCCCTGATGCGAGAGAACGAATGA